Genomic segment of Pangasianodon hypophthalmus isolate fPanHyp1 chromosome 22, fPanHyp1.pri, whole genome shotgun sequence:
attttttttaaatattcaaatagcAGGCTCATTATTCAGACTTGTACCATAATATTCTGGATATTTCTTAAAGCCATAGAGCATTCTATTCCTGAGCCTTCCACAGACAGGACATAGCAGGTCACTGTTGTTTTTCAAGTTGTGACGTAGTGATTCTAGCTCTGCCCGTTACCTTAAATCACACTTCACAGAACAgtacattttacagtaaacagtaaaaaaaaaaaataaccgcACTCTTACAattgcaaaaatgtttttctttttaatttaaccCAAAGTGGggcttgtttctttttccactATCTCTTGCTTATTCGAAGCATGTCAAAGtacacaacaaataaacaaccaaaaataaatCGTCATGAAATAAATTACCATATAAGTCAGCATCAGTATATCACAGTCGTCTTTCAAAAGAGGGAGAAGAATACACAAGTCTACGAGTCATCAATAGTAAATCGATAGATATCATAACTACATCTGTAAATATTCCGACATAGTACTTGTCAATGCATCAAGTCTTTTATTAAAGTATGGATTAAACGCATTCAATAGAACTCAATAACAACGTATCTGGTGATGGTGGGTTCTATCACTgtaacagtaacaacaacaaaaaaataaaagcatggaCCCCCCCTGGAGATCCCCAGAGCCCATGCTAAGAAAGCACTGGTTTAGCTAACTGCAGCATACTTGACAGGTATTATACAACCAAGGACTTTCCAGTGAGTTGGAAAACTAGTGCTAAAAGAAGATCTATAATAATCatacaatttatttgtatagaactTTTTATAACCCATAGATGGATACAAtgattaaaaagcaaaataaataaataaaagcacctTTTTGGAGGAGATTATCAGTTGGCAAGATTATAAACTTGAGACAACGGGTTTTAAATTAAGTGTGTGAGTTTTTCTCACATTTATTGGAAAACAGTTTTAGTGGCGAAATTGTCTAATTGTTCTGACATTATCTTTATCAGACTATGTGAAATGATATCTGATGAGAAATAGTGGAACAGAATGTACCTGCAGAAATGCCCTGTACTCACTGTAGTGGTTAGTGTATGCATACTCAAAGATAGTTCAGTTTTTTGAAGCTCTCTTCACCCTTATCTCATGAAAGCTTGAGTTGCGTCCTGCCTCGCTGGTTTCTGAAGCAAGCGAATGAAGTGAGAGCTAACGAACATTTCACTTGATCAGGTAAGCTTATTGTTTCATTGGTTTCAGTGATTTTGCTTAGAGAAATAGtcttgtttgttaaaaaaaaaaaaagtaatgtaagTAAAAATAAGTAAGTACAAATAATGGACATGTCCAAACTATACAGACAATAATGTGATTGCTTTTATAACACAGTAACTATAAAgtaaatataagtaaatataacTCATTTTTTGTATCACTGTAAAGCTAAATAATGTACATTATAGATTATGTATAATATAAGGATATGTTATTCATTCTTGCTTTTATTTGGATGTTCTGCAGATAATctacagattattattaatttttttttaattgaatagcTGATTGATTTAAAATTGTGTTACGGTTGAGATTAAGGTTTTGGAAACTGAGGATTTGGAGAGATGGAAGTGAtagttttaaaaatcatttaaatattttagtaaaCATTTGAACATTCAAAGAAATATTACTTCAGCATCTACAGAAGACACTTGACAGAAGacagttaaagaaaaatactgcttcattttattttaattaaattacatgGCAAACAGGTTTAATTCTGAGGAAAACAGCAGGCTCTATGAGGCATTTTGCTTTTTTAGCAGGACATATTCATGTCTTTAATGTATTAACCTGCCAATATTGATCAGAAAAGAGCAGGAAAAGCTTTATCAGGcaaatttcagttttttaattCGTGAGTGTATTTTGTTTGATGGAAtggtttatgtatttatatacaatattccAATATTACTGGAGATTTAGTGctattttgtgtgtatatgtgtgtttacgtgtgtgtttattcttgcatgtacgtgtgtgtggcCTTGTTTGGGGGGTGGTATGCTTATCTCCTTAAAACACCCATAGCCCTATCTTTCCACAGAACAGTGCAGTGTGGGCAGGGCAACTTTCCATCCCTCACACGTAGATACAATTACAAATGCACTTGCTGAAAATTATACACTGCATCCTCTTAGTAAATTAAGGTTTTGTACAACAGTCCTGTAGTTTTAAGATACTGAGCCATAAAGCTTGGACTCTCAATAAagttagaaaaaataaaaagagatatCCTGATTTTTCCCTAGTGTTTTCTTCTAGAAACTAGATGATTATTTCCCAGACCTTCGTTGATGGAGTAAAGGTCGTTCTCTATAGTTTCTAAATAAACATGcattcacataataataataataataataataatatacagtgtatatatatatatatatatatatatatatatatatatatatatatatatatatatatatatatattatatatacatgtataggCTTAGTGGCATATACATatagtggcttagtggttagcatgttttcctctcacctccagGGTTCGATTTctacctccaccctgtgtgcatgaagcttgcatgttctccttgtgcttcaggggtttcctctgggtacactggtttcctcccccaatcCAACACATGCGCTGTAGGCTTCTCGACACTTCCAAattgtgtgcgattgtgccctgcgatgggttggcatccaatccagggtgtcccctgccttgtgccctttGTCCTCTGGGATAAGAgccaggctccctgcaaccctgtgtaggataagcagtacagaaaattgATGGATGGagatatatactatatatgctTATTAAATATGCTTGGGGtgtcaaataattttttatttttttttttaaagttgttttaaGGCAACCTTTTTGCTAGAATAAAGATAAATAGTTTCTCCTGTTGATTGAGTggaaatttgaattgaattattgtatgtaatgtttatgttatacagtcatttttctcttttgtttcttcACTAGAATCAGAGattatactgaaatataataaatgtataagtCTTATTTTTAATCGTAGGtaatattttggtgtaaaatgtcTCATATATTTAGTAgcatgtaaataacatttttagaaTTGCTAATCTTTTGAAGTGTGACAATTCATTTCAGTTATGCTTATAAAATTCTGTGTTGAAGGAGAGTAAAGATGACAACGTTCCGTTGCCGAGTTATACTTTTGGATGACACTGTCGTTGAGCGGGACCTGGAGGTCAGTTCCCAGTCCCTGTATTTACCTTCTAATATTTCTATCAACAGTCTGTCTTACAAAAATCTCCAATGATGAGAGCATTTTATGTATCTGTGATCATAGAAAAAAGCCTTGGGCCAGGTTCTGTTTGATAAAGTCTGTGAGCATCTCAACCTGCTGGAGAAGGACTATTTTGGCCTGGCAGCATGGGATTCATCCAATAACAAGGTGAATGATTTCATTCTAGATACTATGATATGCATGTTAGAGAgtataaaatttaattacacaTGCTAGCATCATACTCAGTTAGTTATCTGATCTAAATACAGCTCTACAGTAGTTAAAGTAGAGCCATATTTATTACTTACAGTATAGTAAATTtctgactttttattttccttcttcagGTGTGGCTGGACGTTTCTAAACAGGTTCACAAGCAGATTATACGTGCGTAATATTGCTCTGTTCTGTGGTGTATAGAACACATCagatctgtgtgtttatgtgcagtTATGTTTATTTTCGCTGATGATTGTGGTTTTAGGTCAAGATGCTACATTTACATTCAGTGTCAAGTTTTACCCACCTGACCCTTCTGTACTGGCTGAGGACATCACAAGGTaaaatccctctctctctcttactctctcgctctttctctctctccttctattGACataggtacactatatggccaaaagtttgtggagacctgaccatcacacctatggCTTGTTTTCTGCAAAGATGTCAAGTACCAGATATCAGCCAATTATCACAGCTCTGATAACGGTATAATTGGATAAAGAGGTATAGAAATGTCTATATGACATGCATCCATTAATTGTCATATTCCTATGTctacaaaataatcaaaacaatACATACAATATCAATAATCAAAGAGCTGGTGTTATCAGTTTGAGCTTTTTGTTAAAGAAAAGCTCCGCCCtgaattacattaaatatgttcatatttgtttatatgttgtttattgttgaaatacactatatggccaaaagtacatGGACACCTGATCAAGCACAcaatatgtgcttgttgaacatcccattccatttTTAGGCCCCCTTTGCTGTtctaataacctccactcttctgggaaggctttccactagattttggagcgtggctgtgggaatttgctcATTCggccacaagagtattagtgaagtcaggcactattgtagggtgaggaggtctggggtgcagtcagtgttccagttcatctcaaaggtgttcagtggggttgaggtcaggggtctGTGTAGGCCActagagttcttccactccaaccttggcacaccatgtcttcattgagctcgctttgtgcacaggggtatttcTGTAATGCTACAGCCTACAAAGACGTCCTATACAATTgtctgcttccaactttgtgacagcagtttggggaagaaccagatatgggtgtgatggtcatttGTAGTGTGTTActcctaaccttaacctcaataACCAAGAGGAAATCTTtcggctcttttagtttttggAGTTTTTATGAAAAAGCAATCAaaattgtcagatattcctatgcTTCGTGgcacatttggtccccaccaagatataataACCTGCCCACACACAGGTACACTTAACACCATTAGCTTTTCTGCTGACCtacagtgaggtccaaaagtctcagaccacattgaaaatcaggattttttttttttttattaaaagttggaaataaacagaaggttttagaatttagattttttttaaaaattaaacaaataaagtaaatgttcaatatcaagattctgcactatttctagtccgtatttaaatgtaagcaaactTTTGATAGTGaacatgttaactgctttgtacaaaaggtcagatgttcctcatgcctaatctcttctattgaagcatgtgttcagatgacactctgatggatttgatctaaaatggaacataaggttttgcacaaacttgtggagtccatgccagctcgagtacacactctcattaaagcaaaaagggctTTGTTTTAAAGCCGCCTTTTCTGTCCAGTAAAACGACACCAGTaaaatgcatttacagtgtCAATATGCCTGTTTTGTATAATTCTCTGAATATTTGGCCCctgtatagagagagacactataaacacatcacacactcatcaagCTTCAACAAAAGTTGTTCAAGCTGTTTAAACATGTTTCAGTTCCTGAGAATGTTTGCCcattgttaatgtgtgtgtataagcaaTGTGCtccatgtatttatttacttccttattcattattatttttttcctcagataCTTACTGTGTCTTCAGCTAAGGGCAGACATCCTGACTAGCCGTCTGCCCTGTCCGTCAGATGTGTTGGCAGTTCTGGGATCCTACACAGTCCAGTCGGAATTTGGAGATTATAATCCTGAACTACATGGGAAAGAGTTCTTCAGTAACATTCCCCTTGCACCCAATCAGACTCCAGAGCTGGAAGAGAAAGTGACAGAGCTGCATCGCACACTCAGGTATTTTGGTTATCCGCAAACATACCATATATAATCATCATCCTCATGATCAGTGTTATCATGTGCAAAAAGGATATAAtacaaagaaaatgacaaagaaagaaaaagaaatgatatgtttgagttctgttgcttttaaaggaaaataCAAAAGCATATTTCAGTCAGTATAATTTCTTAAATCTAaatgaaaagtaataaaattttataaaaacGTAGAAAATGAGTTTTAGGATTCTTCTTAAAAAACAatacatgtgcacacactcacatacggatccatataaaaacacagaaatcaaTTTTCTGTATGTGTCGATGCAGATCCATGAGTCCTGCTGAAGCAGATCAGCTTTTCCTGCAGAATGTCAAGACGCTCGACATGTACGGAGTACACCTGCATCCTGCTAAGGTAGCATGAGGAAAATTGCTTGTGTAATATGTCATGCTGGTATAAGTTCCCCTCTGTGTTTCTATGTgtcaatatgtaaatatattatttgatttgtttgtgcTTATCGGTCTGTGTGTACAGGATGCCAGTGGAGCAGATGTGATGCTGGGGGTATGTGCTGATGGTCTAGCGGTGTATGAAGGTGAGGAAAAGACACAGACTTTCATCTGGCCTAACGTTCTGAATATGTCTTACAAGCGCAGCAACTTCCATGCCAGGATTATACACTCAGAGGTAAGCTTGTGTATCACATGCCTAACATGCTAGCTCAAGATgtgattacaaaaaaatatatattatttttttttacatattgtttAGGAAAATCAAACAATCCTGGCTAATAACATGACTTTTTCCTAAGAACTCTTGAGGAACAATTTTTTCTAagattgtatttatttagcagtATATAATCGAGTATAAGAtatttaatgatgatgatgatgatgatggggaAACCAGCAGAATTAGAGTCTACTGAGCTATttcactaataataaattaatagatATTAATCTTGAATATGAAACTGTGAATATTTAAGCAAGTCTCTTTGGATCTTATTCAGGATGCAACTGAGAATACCATCAAATTCAGTTTGCCCAGCTACCGTGCCTGCAAATGCCTGTGGAGAAATGCTGTGGAGCATCATGCCTTCTTCAGGTAGCAGTTTATAGCtgattatatacagttatacactgCCATAAGTATCATAATGTGTAGTAGTCCGCAAAGGAACCCTAATCACAACGTAGCAAGTAATTCGTCTGAATCAAGCATCTGCATGCAGTGTAAATGAGAGAAACCATGAAATATTATACACTTCTAGACATATTAACCAGTAATTCAATATTTAACACGTGCACATATCCTCATATCTTAGGAACCTTGAGGAGCAAGACAAGGTCAAAGAGGGGCTGCTACATTTGGGTTCTAAGTTTCGCTTCCACGGGAGCACTCATGCAGAATCTCTCAAGGCCAGCTCCACCATCGAGCGACCAGCTCCACACTTTTCACGCTCAGGCATCAAGAGAAAAGGTACATATgcttgtgtatctgtgttttcAGGGATCTATCATAATGAGGTGTATTCAGAGTGGAGTTAGAGAGAGTGAGCAGTGaaatttaatactgaaattgtgcacTGAACCCTTTTTGGTCTTAAAGGCAAGTACTTTTGTTTAAAGGCATTGGTCTAGATTCTATTGAAAAACCCTGCCTTGGATGTTCTACTCAAGAAAGAATCTGGCAAACACAAAGCcctgaactacatgcaggtggTTTTTCAATAATCTGAATGGTGCACCCAGAATATCGATTTAAGGCTAAGGGGCTTAACCCACCTCTGAATACGCACAACCTTCCCTGCATAAATATCCCTGTGTAACATTTGGACTGAAGTCTCCAACACTGAATACAGCTCAGTGTTTATAAgagtatatgtatgtgtgccAACTACTGTTAATAATTATTCTTCCAGCAAAAGAAAGCTATCTTATGGCTTTGAAGCGCCCATACCAAACCGAGGTTGACGACTGGTTCCAAGTGCTTGGCTCTGATGAATCATGGCCCACTTATGGCCCAGGTAGAGTCCAGCGAAACTATCTATAACTTGTTCAGACCCTAAatatgatatgtgtgtgtgtatatagcatACACTGATTGAGAATTTTGTAAGATACAATCACTTATTAAGCCTGATGTGCACACAGACAAGGGCGAACTGACAGGTGGAGAGACCCTTGCttataaagaaagagaggaagtggATAAGCTGGATGACGAGTGGTTTCAGCTATTGGGTGGGCGCTACTTTCCCACTCAGCATTCTTTGTCATCCTTAAGTTCAGGTAAATTTAATCTTCCTCCCTCTGTTCACATAGTTCCTCTGTGCTTGCATTTTTATCTCCCCTTTTCAACATTTCCTTTCTACCTTAATCATGGTTATTCTCAGTTGTTTCCagtgttatgaaaaaaaataatacagtagGCCTGAATTAAGTTTGACTACATTTAAAATTTCCCCATATAAATGTTTTGCACAGATACTGATATTTTAGAAAGTGCTACATTCCAGCTTTGGAAACTACAAGCTGATGACTGGTTTGTCCTCCTCAAACCCCACACTTATCAACCCACTTTTTGGCACTGGAAGACCATACCATGTGAGTTCTGATTTTGCAGATTGTTCCTAAGGAGGTTTTCAGGGAGTAAATTTCAGAGCAAGTAGCTAAAAATTGTATCACCATCTTTTCATAATAAAGAAatgggttgccaggtctgtctGACAAAACTAGCCCAAAAGGCCGTCCCAAAATTGGAGTCAAATGATCAATGAAACCAGACTGATACTAAAGCTCAAAATCAAATCCTTCCAAACCTTATTTTACAGCCCAAAATCATGGCTACCACCACAATCATAtggtaatatttacaaaatcaAAGTAATAGCATCCAATATGTTTTCAAATAAAGCCATATTATAGCCAAACTGTTCTTTCATTGAGGTACTGAAATGTGAATGAGCAGACCAATTCACTGACACACAGTCATACAGTAAAAGGAATGTACCAGTTTTACTGATGCGTTTACtggttgcattaaaaaaaacttcagctCATATATTTGGCCTGTAAAGCATTTgatataattaatgtaattaatgcaGAAAGTCCACCTCCAGACCTGATGACAAAAAAGTCCTAATTCTGCTGGAAATCTGCTGACCTGGCAACACTGGTAGAGATCAGGCATTAATATTTCTGCTTTTATCCTCAGCGTCTCTACAGTCCTCTCAAGCTGAAGAGCAGAGAGAAGAGCTGGAATGGATAGAAAGAACCTCAGAGATGGGTATAAAGGAtgacaaaataagaaaagaggTTGAGGCTGTGACAGAACGTCATGAGGAACTGGAAATGGAAAGAAACCTAATGAGACCAGACGTTGCTGAAGAAAATCTAAAGCTGGATATTGAAGCCAGTGAGCAAATACTGAAAGTTATGAGGAAAAAGATAGAACAAGAGGGGGATGGAGAGGAATTACAAACAGTAGTAATGTATGAACAGAGAACACAGGAAGTAGAACCTCATACTGGACAATTTCAGGAGTTTTTTGTTGAGCAAAGTATGAGAGGGATGGAGGTAGTAGACACAGTACATGAATTGATGTTAAAGACAGGTCAAGTAGTGTCTGAGGAAAATATAGAGGAATTAGAGGAAACATTACTAGAAGTGGAAAGTATTGAACAAAGACTGGAGGACATACAAAGGCTGAAAGTCAGATTACAGGAAGTAGACATTTTGCAGCAAAAACTAGAAGAAGTGCAGCAGGCAAGAAGACAACGAGGGGAGAGCGACGACTGGTACGTTCTGCTGGAGCACAAACTGATGGAATCTTTAGCACCTACAAGAATACTAGTAGTGGAAACCTCTGAACAAAAGCTGCAGgacatagaaaagaaaagacaagaacAAAGACAGAGAGGTGATTGGTACCTTTTGCTGGATCGCAAACCCTTGGTGATATCTTCAGCAAGTGCAGGTATGCAACTTCTTTCAGCTCTGTAAGggttattacatatatatacacagtaccattcaaaagtttggacacaccttcttattcaatggttttaatttatttttattgttttcaacattgtatattaatactgaagacatccaaACTACGAAAGAACACGATTTGATGACAGCTTGGCACACTCTTGGCATTCTCTCAGTCAGCCTCATGAGGTAGTCACCTGAAATGGTTTTCCAACAATCTTGAAGGAGTTCCCAGAGGTGTTGAGTACTTGTTGGctgcttttccttcactctCCGGTCCAACTCATCCCAAACCATCTCAATTGGATTTAGATCGGGTGATTGTGGAGGCTAGGTCATCTGATGCAGCACTCCATGACTCTCCTTCTTGGACAAATAGCTCTTACATAACCTagaggtgtgtttggggtcattgtcctgttggaaaacaaatgatggCCCCACTATGTGCAAACCAGATGGGATGGCATGTctctgcaaaatgctgtggtagcCATGCTGGCTAAGTATGCCCTCAATTTCGACTAAGTCACCAACAGTGTCATCAGCAAAGcacccccacaccatcacatatcctcctccatgcttcacagtgggaacCAGACATTCAGGAACCGTCCGTTCACCTTCTCTACGTCTAACAAAGACGTGGCGGTTagaaccaaaaatctcaaatttggactcatcagaccagaggaCAGTTTTCCACTGATCTAATGTCGATTTCTTGTGTTTCTTGGCCCAAGCAAGTTTCTTCTGCTTGTTGTTCTTCTGAAGTAATGGTTTCTTTGCCTGCAATTCGACCATGAAGGCCTGACTCACacagtctcctctgaacagTGAATGTTGAATTATGTCTGCCACTTGAACTCCGAGAAGCATTTATGTGGGCTGTAATCTGAGGAGATGTAAATTGGTAAAATGTAAACTTATCCTCTGCAGCAGAGGTAGCTCTTGGTCTTCCTTTCCCGGGACGGTCCTCATGAGAGCCAGTTTCATCATAGCGTTTGATGGTTTTGGCGACTGCACTTGGGGATACATTCAAAGTTCTTGAGATTTTTCGGATTGACTGACCTTCATTTCTTAAAGTAATGATGGACTGTCTTTTGTCTTTACTTAACTGAGTGTTTCTTGCCATAATATGGATTTGTACAGTAGCTGTAGTAGCACTAATGGGGCTTCTGCCTTCCGCTGCACAAAACAATTGATGGTCTAAAGCACATTAAGATGGCAAGAAATGTCACAGATTAACTCTTGACAAGGCACACCTGTGAATTGAAAACCATTCCAGGTGACTACCTCATGAATCTGATGAGAGAATGCCATGAGTGTGCCAAGCTGTCATCAAAGCTAAATATAGCTACGTTGgacaatctaaaatataaaacacattctGGGTTGTTTAACACTattttgtttactacataattccatacgtgttctttcatagtttggatgtcttcagtattaatgtacaatgttgaaaataataaaaataaagaaaaaccattgaaggagaaggtgtgtccaaacttttgactggtactgtatatatacatatataagcAATTATAATATCACAAAAAACTTTCTTTAAGATCAGTGTTATCAAGGTGTCTTGAGTCAAAAAGCACTACATACAATAAGCAATAGTCTAATGAATTGTTAGTTTATACAATAATTAGAAACACGTTTCTAAAATGTACCTTTATTgggccttcataacacattcatatacaTTGCATAAATGTTATACAGTAGTACTGGAGGATTTATGTTAGACTTATGCAGAAAGTGACAGTTAAGTTTTTTTACACAGTATGCATCTTACTTTATGAcataaagggaaaataaaatccAGACTATTTTTACTAAggtaaaaaggtaaaaaatatCCAAGACTATATCTTGGCTATAGCGCAATCTGTATTTTTCAATTACcgctttaataggaacacctgtaccacTGCTAATTCATGAAATTATCCAAtcacaggaatctgaggctatactGAGCATAGGTTCATTGACACTGAACTgttgaagaaaaggaaaaaaacaggcaaaacagttcagttttggtgaacctgagCTCAGTATAGCCTTGgattcatgttcttggctgacatcagtggaacccagtgtgaaCCCAATGTgctcttttgctgttgtaattcATTCTCCTCAAggtttggcatgtttttgtgttctgagatgcttttctgctcaccacgctGTGTacaagagtggttatttgagctaCCGTATTTGTGTTTCCTGTCACgctgaaccagtctggccattctcctctgacatcTTTCATCAACAATGTGTTTCACCCACAGAACTAActctcactggatttttttttcaacattctgtgtaaaataatattatgcattgtgttgctgccacatgattggctgttttgattattgcataaatgagcaggatCACATGTGTTCCTACTAAAGTTGCCAGTAAGAGtatataaatagttatataAAATAGTCTAAGCACATTCATGAAGCTATGAGGCTTTGCCTCTTACTGTCATCTTACTTTCTGGGAGGTGTATTTACAGCATGTAGTTATCAGAGCATGGAATTGGATGCAGATCAACTAACGTGGTGGTTGTCCATCTGCATCCAAAGCTATTTCGATGCCACATTATTTATAAGAATATTGAACATCAGcagaataaattattttcaatCAATTTTGGTAATCAATTTTGCACTTACAATGCCGTTATGAAGCACTAATATGTAGCTGTAGTATTATTTAAGTTGCCTGTATATCAGTTAAATGAATAGGAATGGAGTGGATCCATCACAAAGGAAGTTTTAAAGcttcatgaatgtgcagttagtaaaaacaaactaataacaTGCATGACaagaataaatacagtaaaaatagtataaaaatgaaaattgagGGCTCTTTTGTCTTTATATTATACAAAGCTTGTACTGTCACAACACAAGTTTTGAAATTATTCTTTCATCAATATAAAGGattaatgcaatgtttttgaatgtgttATGGAGACCCAATGTAGGTACCTGTTAGTAAAGTGTTACCCAATATATACAGCGGTGTGCAAAATTCCTAGGCACGTGTTAAGAAATAtggtaaagcaaagatgcctttaaaaataatgaatttaaacattttctacataaaataaaacttcaatCAAGAGAATTAGGAGCAAAACTAAACAAAGCAAATAACCCTTTATGATGTCTTTACATCATAATGTACATCAGTAGTTTCAGAtacattttgtgcagttttataaggaaatttgAGTATTTTGGAGAATCTGACACAGTTCTTTAGGAGattttgactgtcacacttgcttctgtttttgtagCTAATCTCTGACAGCCAGCATTCGCTTTTTTGTTGTTACATAATGTAACCTTTTCTACTGACAtaccaaccttttttttttttttacatttaatttttgttggaaaagtaatgtttggaaatgtttttttttttttactgacccaATAAttcagaagtcataaaataactAAGACAAAAttagtattaaaatatttacagtgcccaagacttttgcacagtactgtatatagaaaATCTATAGTGGTAATTTGCTCTATAACCCCATATACAACAGTATAAATTCCATCCACTTCATCACTTCTGTATTTTTATGGTCCTATCATGGACACAGCAGAGCAAAAAGCAGAGATTAGAC
This window contains:
- the epb41b gene encoding protein 4.1b isoform X6, whose amino-acid sequence is MSPAEADQLFLQNVKTLDMYGVHLHPAKDASGADVMLGVCADGLAVYEGEEKTQTFIWPNVLNMSYKRSNFHARIIHSEDATENTIKFSLPSYRACKCLWRNAVEHHAFFRNLEEQDKVKEGLLHLGSKFRFHGSTHAESLKASSTIERPAPHFSRSGIKRKAKESYLMALKRPYQTEVDDWFQVLGSDESWPTYGPDKGELTGGETLAYKEREEVDKLDDEWFQLLGGRYFPTQHSLSSLSSDTDILESATFQLWKLQADDWFVLLKPHTYQPTFWHWKTIPSSLQSSQAEEQREELEWIERTSEMGIKDDKIRKEVEAVTERHEELEMERNLMRPDVAEENLKLDIEASEQILKVMRKKIEQEGDGEELQTVVMYEQRTQEVEPHTGQFQEFFVEQSMRGMEVVDTVHELMLKTGQVVSEENIEELEETLLEVESIEQRLEDIQRLKVRLQEVDILQQKLEEVQQARRQRGESDDWYVLLEHKLMESLAPTRILVVETSEQKLQDIEKKRQEQRQRGDWYLLLDRKPLVISSASAAEQKAEIRQWIEAELQRANTITPVQMKDDWYILLELLPQTIQPTLPPSEIDIQSSRVRVVEEHKNLGEEKEWREERVINVRETQPTLPAQREEQTQKQKDDDWFIQQDVSPKEGGVYKETREEEAQLVKKEGKKIIFEEKRREMIETSHEMVQMNPIPFTPSVPMTLISEDTAGLRPHQTVKIEEKEVIFDKKPMIIRKEQVIVGEVEKKNPAIRREDEDDWFVFFSPAQFVKMAVATARGHVVEDRRLYPYVPGPKAAAYHREVIDDWFIMFEPVSKKSVSVDRRAEEDQARKEELFKKKAMAEDRRKVTGFKPPSVPVIPLTPADQPMTSTPTAQSVRITRPTYEEESLKRLDITQEITQDITQESKVETESIIKRKRREKRIEGESIYIRHSILMLEDSDVIQDVVLRHHASISELKRIFMEDMPVSGPTEWDRRLSTYIPVVYPQLSNGELFTGIDIMGADELVAV